The genomic window GATAAGAGAACTTGTAAAAAAATATTCAGATTATGTAAGATATCCTATAAATCTAGAAGTAGAAAAAAAGGAAGGGGATAAGAAAGTAAAAAGCATGGAAACATTAAACTCCATGGTCCCAATCTGGAAAAAGAACAAAAATGATGTAACTGAAGAAGAATACAATGAGTTTTATATGTCAAAATTTCATGACTGGGAAAAACCTCTTATGAACATTCATATAAAGGTAGAGGGTAATATAGACTACACAGCGCTTCTTTATATCCCGTCTAGAACACCTATGGATTTTTATACCAAGGACTATGAAAAAGGACTTCAATTATACACTAAGAATGTATTTATTATGGATAAATGTAAACAACTTGTACCAGATCATTTTAGATTTATAAAGGGACTTGTGGATTCTTCTGATTTCTCTCTCAATATATCAAGAGAGATCTTACAGCAGGATAGACAGCTTCAGAGTCTAGGTAAAAATATACAGAAAAAGATCCAAAGAGAATTGGAAAACCTATTAAAAGATGACAGAAAAAAATACGAACTTTTCTGGGATGCCTTTGGCATGGATATAAAAGCCGGTATTTATAGTGAATATGGTTTGTATAAAGACTCCCTTAAAAATCTTTTGATTTTCCACAGCACTTTTAGTGACGATAAAACCACTCTTTCTGAGTATGCAGAGAGAATGACTGAGGATCAGAAAGAGATCTATTATGTCTCAGGAGAAGATCTTGAATCACTGAAAAAAATGCCTCAGATGGAAGCGGTAAAGGAAAAAGGTTATGAAGTTCTTTTCTTAAATGAGCGTGTAGACGAGTTTGCTATAAGGACTTTGATGGAGTTTGATGGAAAGCCTTTTAAATCTGTTACTGAATCCAACTTAGACCTTGAAGATGAGATGGAAAAAAAGATGTTAGAAGAGAGGGAAGGAGAGAATAAAGAGCTTTTAGATGAGATTCAAAAAGCATTAAAAGATAAAATTTCCAAGGTGAAACTGACAACCAGGTTGAAATCAAGTGCAGTTTGCTTGGTGAGCGGGGAAAATGGTATCTCTTTTGAGATGGAGAGAGTTATGAAGGATATTCCGGGACAGGAACATTCTATAAAAGCCGAGAGGATTCTTGAAATAAATCCGTCACACAATCTCTTTAAGGCCTTGAAATCAATATTTGAAAAATCCCCTGAGGAGATGAAAGAGTATGCGGATATTCTCTACAATCAGGCACTTCTTGTAGAGGGGTTCCAGTTAGAGGACCCTGTGGAATTTTCCAATAAAATAACGAATCTTTTGATAAAAGCATCAAAATAGAGGGCAGACCCCCTGTGGGTCGCCCTCTGCTTTTTACTTTTCATCGATTATAAGTTCATTCAAAGTTCTTTTGGGTACATAGTGAACATTGTTTTCATCTCTGTAATAATTGATGTTTTCGTCCTTTACATCTACAATTTTTATTTCTTCAGCAGGCTCTCCTAACGCAACTATGAGCTCTACCTGGTAATCTTCAGGAACATTCATAGCCTCTTTTACTTTATTTTTGTCAAAATTTCCGATCATACATCCCCCATAACCCATCTCCGTGGCTTTTAACATAATGTTTTGAGCAGCGATTCCTATATCACAATAAAGAGACTTCTCAGGAAGGGGAAGCTTTTTATCACTACACATAAGAACGTATGCTGCAGGACTCTCTGCCTCAGAAGGATTCCAACTCAGAAGACCTGCCCAATGGGTAAGTGGGAATAGTTTTTTTAAGTTGTTCTCATTGATTACAGTTATATACTTGATTCCCTGCAGGTTTCTGCTAGCACCGGATAATCTGGCACATTCCATTATCTCTTTTATCTCTTCTTGCGTTATTCTTTTTTCTCCGAAACTTCTCACAGACCTGGTATTTTTAATTAAATCATAGATCATAATTTTACCTCCTGTTTTTTATTTGTCATTATTTATTATAGAAAAACTGTTTTTCTTTTTCAAGAAGAATATTTGAACGGATTTATCTGTATGTTTACTTTTCTAAACTGGGGTGAGTCCGGATTTTTATATTTCAATAATAAAATTATAAATCAAAAAAATCTCTCCAAAAAGAGATTTTATATATTTTGAGAAATTTTTTCAGTTTGATTGCTTGAGTTGTTCTGTGTGATGTTGTATATGGAAATTAGCATTACAAAGACACTTATCCACTGCACAGGACTTAGTATATTACCATTGAAAATATAATCAAATAATATGCTAGATATAGGGAAACATAGTTCGCACATTGTGGCAACATTTGCTTTTATATACCTCAAACCTTTGTAATAAAGTAGTATCGCACCA from uncultured Ilyobacter sp. includes these protein-coding regions:
- a CDS encoding nitroreductase family protein, translated to MIYDLIKNTRSVRSFGEKRITQEEIKEIMECARLSGASRNLQGIKYITVINENNLKKLFPLTHWAGLLSWNPSEAESPAAYVLMCSDKKLPLPEKSLYCDIGIAAQNIMLKATEMGYGGCMIGNFDKNKVKEAMNVPEDYQVELIVALGEPAEEIKIVDVKDENINYYRDENNVHYVPKRTLNELIIDEK
- the htpG gene encoding molecular chaperone HtpG is translated as MSKETLNFQTETSELLNLVIHSIYTHKEIFLRELVSNASDAIDKLKFLSITDKNLLDGDQEFKIEISMSKDKNMLKISDNGIGMNHDELISNLGTIARSGSKAFMNALKESKKQSDLEIIGQFGVGFYSAFMVADKITVVTRRAGEEKAYKWESDGKNTFIIEEVKKEKRGTEITLHIRKDEENPNDEYMEEYKIRELVKKYSDYVRYPINLEVEKKEGDKKVKSMETLNSMVPIWKKNKNDVTEEEYNEFYMSKFHDWEKPLMNIHIKVEGNIDYTALLYIPSRTPMDFYTKDYEKGLQLYTKNVFIMDKCKQLVPDHFRFIKGLVDSSDFSLNISREILQQDRQLQSLGKNIQKKIQRELENLLKDDRKKYELFWDAFGMDIKAGIYSEYGLYKDSLKNLLIFHSTFSDDKTTLSEYAERMTEDQKEIYYVSGEDLESLKKMPQMEAVKEKGYEVLFLNERVDEFAIRTLMEFDGKPFKSVTESNLDLEDEMEKKMLEEREGENKELLDEIQKALKDKISKVKLTTRLKSSAVCLVSGENGISFEMERVMKDIPGQEHSIKAERILEINPSHNLFKALKSIFEKSPEEMKEYADILYNQALLVEGFQLEDPVEFSNKITNLLIKASK